A single Kryptolebias marmoratus isolate JLee-2015 linkage group LG7, ASM164957v2, whole genome shotgun sequence DNA region contains:
- the LOC112450719 gene encoding uncharacterized protein LOC112450719 isoform X1: MSEQTSVLSQSERMKLLLSNLLLLCVCSPQSVSSDSLVVSQSPDVSVLEGQMVNVSCCWTGGHSRFGVKWLKNQASVKNETILHQAEEFPKLQIKRCSFLVFKSITCRDSGTYICKISVEIPVLTETEGDGTVVMVTHIDHPDHPVYSTADDKENTARTPTMNTADNTNHHSSNEDKEKTIGTSKVTTVDSSSNLISKDGENTAKNPKKTKADNTNHHSNNDVPQDDMLIFVLRCLPIVALITAFFWLYYSGIKAQQDTSAPLRDKPTSAESIEDNQGEDEGRERETEAAKD, from the exons ATGTCTGAACAAACGTCAGTGTTGAGTCAGAGTGAAAGAATGAAGCTTCTACTAAGCAATCTGCTGctcctttgtgtttgttcacCTCAGA GTGTTTCATCAGACTCACTCGTTGTAAGTCAGAGTCCTGACGTCTCTGTCCTGGAGGGACAGATGGTAAATGTCTCCTGTTGCTGGACAGGGGGGCATTCAAGATTTGGTGTTAAATGGCTGAAAAATCAAGCATCTGTAAAGAATGAGACTATCTTACATCAGGCTGAAGAATTTCCAAAGTTGCAGATAAAACGCTGTTCATTTCtggtttttaaaagcattacCTGCAGAGATTCAGGAACATACATCTGCAAAATCTCCGTGGAGATACCAGTGTTAACTGAAACTGAAGGAGATGGTACGGTTGTCATGGTTACACACATAGACCACCCAGACCACCCAGTCTACAGCACTGCTGATG ataaagagaACACAGCCAGAACACCCACCATGAACACAGCTGACAACACAAATCACCACAGCAGTAATG aagacaaagagaagaCAATCGGAACATCCAAAGTGACCACAGTCGATAGCTCAAGTAATCTCATTTCTAAAG atggagaaaatacagccaaaaaccccaaaaagaCCAAAGCTGACAACACAAATCACCACAGCAATAATG ATGTTCCCCAGGATGATATGTTGATCTTTGTCCTGAGGTGTCTGCCTATCGTCGCCCTCATCACAGCTTTCTTCTGGCTTTACTACTCAGGGATTAAAGCTCAGCAGGACACATCAG cgCCTTTAAGAGACAAACCCACTTCAGCTGAAAGCATAGAGGACAATCAAGGAGAAGATGAAGGAcgtgagagagagacagaagcagcaaaagactga
- the LOC112450719 gene encoding uncharacterized protein LOC112450719 isoform X2: MVNVSCCWTGGHSRFGVKWLKNQASVKNETILHQAEEFPKLQIKRCSFLVFKSITCRDSGTYICKISVEIPVLTETEGDGTVVMVTHIDHPDHPVYSTADDKENTARTPTMNTADNTNHHSSNEDKEKTIGTSKVTTVDSSSNLISKDGENTAKNPKKTKADNTNHHSNNDVPQDDMLIFVLRCLPIVALITAFFWLYYSGIKAQQDTSAPLRDKPTSAESIEDNQGEDEGRERETEAAKD, translated from the exons ATGGTAAATGTCTCCTGTTGCTGGACAGGGGGGCATTCAAGATTTGGTGTTAAATGGCTGAAAAATCAAGCATCTGTAAAGAATGAGACTATCTTACATCAGGCTGAAGAATTTCCAAAGTTGCAGATAAAACGCTGTTCATTTCtggtttttaaaagcattacCTGCAGAGATTCAGGAACATACATCTGCAAAATCTCCGTGGAGATACCAGTGTTAACTGAAACTGAAGGAGATGGTACGGTTGTCATGGTTACACACATAGACCACCCAGACCACCCAGTCTACAGCACTGCTGATG ataaagagaACACAGCCAGAACACCCACCATGAACACAGCTGACAACACAAATCACCACAGCAGTAATG aagacaaagagaagaCAATCGGAACATCCAAAGTGACCACAGTCGATAGCTCAAGTAATCTCATTTCTAAAG atggagaaaatacagccaaaaaccccaaaaagaCCAAAGCTGACAACACAAATCACCACAGCAATAATG ATGTTCCCCAGGATGATATGTTGATCTTTGTCCTGAGGTGTCTGCCTATCGTCGCCCTCATCACAGCTTTCTTCTGGCTTTACTACTCAGGGATTAAAGCTCAGCAGGACACATCAG cgCCTTTAAGAGACAAACCCACTTCAGCTGAAAGCATAGAGGACAATCAAGGAGAAGATGAAGGAcgtgagagagagacagaagcagcaaaagactga
- the LOC112450718 gene encoding transmembrane and immunoglobulin domain-containing protein 2-like isoform X2 codes for MKLLLSSLLLLWTRSSRSVSSDTLVVSQSPDVSVLEGETVNISCCWNKTDRRVGIKWLKNQTTIKNKTILNQSSDSLKEQARSCSFLILSNITNRDSGSYICKVSAEIPVLTEAEGKGTTITVTTRGKSSENSAKGPKLSRTHQAEKGDKRCLMILVI; via the exons ATGAAGCTTCTACTGAGCAGTCTGCTGCTCCTCTGGACCCGCTCATCTAGAA GTGTTTCATCAGACACACTTGTTGTGAGTCAGAGTCCTGATGTTTCTGTCCTGGAGGGAGAGACAGTAAACATCTCCTGCTGCTGGAACAAGACGGACAGAAGAGTTGGCATTAAATGgctgaaaaaccaaacaactaTAAAGAATAAGACTATCCTAAACCAGTCTTCAGACTCTCTGAAGGAGCAGGCAAGAAGCTGTTCATTTCTGATCCTTTCAAACATCACTAACAGAGACTCAGGGTCATATATCTGCAAGGTTTCTGCGGAGATACCAGTGTTAACTGAAGCAGAAGGAAAAGGTACAACCATCACAGTTACAACAAGAGGAAAGTCATCTGAAAACTCAGCAAAAG GACCAAAGCTCAGCAGAACACATCAGGCtgaaaaaggagacaaaagaTGTCTGATGATCCTCGTCATCTAA
- the LOC112450718 gene encoding uncharacterized protein LOC112450718 isoform X1 produces MKLLLSSLLLLWTRSSRSVSSDTLVVSQSPDVSVLEGETVNISCCWNKTDRRVGIKWLKNQTTIKNKTILNQSSDSLKEQARSCSFLILSNITNRDSGSYICKVSAEIPVLTEAEGKGTTITVTTRGKSSENSAKENSDVSQGGVMIFVLRCLPILVLITAFICVQYLRTKAQQNTSG; encoded by the exons ATGAAGCTTCTACTGAGCAGTCTGCTGCTCCTCTGGACCCGCTCATCTAGAA GTGTTTCATCAGACACACTTGTTGTGAGTCAGAGTCCTGATGTTTCTGTCCTGGAGGGAGAGACAGTAAACATCTCCTGCTGCTGGAACAAGACGGACAGAAGAGTTGGCATTAAATGgctgaaaaaccaaacaactaTAAAGAATAAGACTATCCTAAACCAGTCTTCAGACTCTCTGAAGGAGCAGGCAAGAAGCTGTTCATTTCTGATCCTTTCAAACATCACTAACAGAGACTCAGGGTCATATATCTGCAAGGTTTCTGCGGAGATACCAGTGTTAACTGAAGCAGAAGGAAAAGGTACAACCATCACAGTTACAACAAGAGGAAAGTCATCTGAAAACTCAGCAAAAG aaaactctGACGTTTCCCAGGGAGGAGTGATGATCTTTGTCCTCAGGTGTCTGCCCATCCTTGTCCTCATCACAGCCTTCATTTGTGTCCAATATTTAAGGACCAAAGCTCAGCAGAACACATCAGGCtga
- the LOC112450717 gene encoding transmembrane and immunoglobulin domain-containing protein 2, translated as MKLLLSSLLLLWTRSSRSVSSDTLVVSQSPDVSVLEGETVNISCCWNKTDRRVGIKWLKNQTTIKNKTILNQSSDSLKEQARSCSFLILSNITNRDSGSYICKVSVEIPVLTEAEGKGTTITVTTRGKSSENSAKENSDVSQGGVMIFVLRCLPILVLITAFICVQYLRTKAQQNTSG; from the exons ATGAAGCTTCTACTGAGCAGTCTGCTGCTCCTCTGGACCCGCTCATCTAGAA GTGTTTCATCAGACACACTTGTTGTGAGTCAGAGTCCTGATGTTTCTGTCCTGGAGGGAGAGACAGTAAACATCTCCTGCTGCTGGAACAAGACGGACAGAAGAGTTGGCATTAAATGgctgaaaaaccaaacaactaTAAAGAATAAGACTATCCTAAACCAGTCTTCAGACTCTCTGAAGGAGCAGGCAAGAAGCTGTTCATTTCTGATCCTTTCAAACATCACTAACAGAGACTCAGGGTCATATATCTGCAAGGTTTCTGTGGAGATACCAGTGTTAACTGAAGCAGAAGGAAAAGGTACAACCATCACAGTTACAACAAGAGGAAAGTCATCTGAAAACTCAGCAAAAG aaaactctGACGTTTCCCAGGGAGGAGTGATGATCTTTGTCCTCAGGTGTCTGCCCATCCTTGTCCTCATCACAGCCTTCATTTGTGTCCAATATTTAAGGACCAAAGCTCAGCAGAACACATCAGGCtga